A single genomic interval of Arthrobacter sp. NicSoilB8 harbors:
- a CDS encoding single-stranded DNA-binding protein → MSDNITVRGFVASEIRSATTPGGVATASFRLGATERRYDRASSTWVDGNTNWFTVQGYRQLAGNIGCSVRKGQRVIVVGRLKMRSWEKDGRVYHVAEIDAESVGHDLMWGSANFTRSAAGNLSAAGSGAPGAPAAPGIGDGDGSGLPTDAGDGGDAGADGGEGADGAGLHTTFINDANGEEEEVDEQTGELKEAAA, encoded by the coding sequence ATGAGCGACAACATTACGGTCCGTGGCTTCGTCGCCTCGGAGATCAGAAGTGCAACCACTCCCGGCGGGGTGGCCACGGCGTCATTCCGGCTCGGCGCCACCGAGCGCCGCTACGACCGCGCCTCCAGCACCTGGGTGGATGGCAACACCAACTGGTTCACTGTCCAGGGGTACCGGCAACTGGCCGGCAACATCGGCTGCAGCGTCCGGAAAGGCCAGCGCGTCATCGTTGTTGGCAGGCTCAAGATGCGGAGCTGGGAAAAGGACGGCCGGGTCTATCACGTCGCCGAGATCGATGCCGAGTCCGTCGGCCACGATCTCATGTGGGGCTCTGCCAACTTCACGCGCTCGGCAGCAGGAAACCTCTCAGCCGCCGGGTCGGGAGCCCCCGGTGCACCCGCGGCGCCCGGCATCGGGGATGGCGACGGCAGCGGGCTGCCGACGGATGCCGGCGACGGCGGGGATGCCGGCGCGGACGGTGGTGAAGGCGCGGACGGCGCCGGGCTCCACACGACGTTCATCAATGACGCGAACGGCGAGGAAGAGGAGGTGGACGAGCAAACCGGCGAGCTGAAGGAGGCCGCAGCTTGA
- a CDS encoding magnesium and cobalt transport protein CorA has protein sequence MTIIDNAVYVDGRRTADPEDLEETYFLLRQRQGMAWIGLYRPEPDELRSVAEEFDLSHLAVEDALAGHQRAKLEHYGETLFLVLRPARYLDDVEKVEFGEIHVFAGPDFVVTVRRAESPDLAKVRRRMESEPEFLALGPDAVLYAILDQVVDEYEPVAAGLENDIDEIEDDLFAADPGVSRRIYELSRQVITFQRATAPLSGILQTLMAGGPDGVPDPELQDHFRDVLDHALRLGERVSAFRALLQNALAVNAALVAQRQNDEMRLLTESSFAQNEQVKRISSWAAILFAPTLIASIYGMNFRAMPELDWIFGYPMALGLMLGMGAILFLAFKHNKWI, from the coding sequence GTGACCATTATTGACAACGCCGTCTATGTGGACGGTCGCCGGACCGCCGATCCGGAAGACCTCGAGGAGACGTATTTCCTCCTGCGGCAGCGCCAGGGCATGGCCTGGATCGGGCTCTACCGGCCGGAGCCTGACGAACTGCGTTCGGTGGCGGAGGAATTCGACCTGAGCCATCTGGCCGTGGAGGATGCGCTCGCCGGCCACCAGCGGGCGAAGCTGGAGCACTATGGCGAGACGTTGTTCCTGGTGCTGCGGCCCGCCCGGTACTTGGATGATGTGGAAAAGGTCGAGTTTGGCGAGATCCATGTTTTTGCCGGCCCGGACTTCGTGGTTACTGTCCGCCGGGCCGAGTCGCCCGATCTGGCCAAAGTGCGCCGGCGCATGGAGTCCGAGCCGGAGTTCCTGGCGCTCGGACCGGATGCCGTGCTGTACGCCATTCTGGACCAGGTGGTGGATGAGTACGAGCCGGTGGCGGCCGGGCTGGAAAACGACATAGATGAAATCGAAGATGATCTGTTCGCCGCCGATCCCGGGGTGTCGCGCAGGATTTACGAACTGTCCCGCCAGGTCATCACGTTCCAGCGCGCGACGGCCCCCCTGTCCGGGATCCTGCAGACGCTCATGGCCGGCGGCCCGGACGGCGTGCCGGACCCTGAGCTGCAGGACCATTTCCGCGACGTCCTGGACCACGCCCTCAGGCTCGGGGAGCGGGTGTCAGCCTTCCGTGCGCTGCTTCAGAATGCGCTGGCCGTGAACGCGGCCCTCGTGGCCCAGCGGCAAAACGACGAAATGCGCCTCCTGACGGAGTCCAGCTTCGCCCAAAACGAACAGGTCAAGCGGATTTCGTCGTGGGCTGCGATCCTGTTCGCCCCGACGTTGATCGCGTCGATCTATGGCATGAACTTCCGGGCTATGCCGGAGCTCGACTGGATTTTCGGCTATCCGATGGCGCTGGGGCTCATGCTCGGCATGGGTGCGATTCTGTTCCTGGCGTTCAAGCACAACAAGTGGATCTGA
- a CDS encoding lipopolysaccharide assembly protein LapA domain-containing protein — protein MTQTPRSSEPGNPEDTITTPNMTTRKPGDADITPGSAGPGYTAGVPGSPDPDSGTPVAGTPAAGTTPPQVETARAETPKPAPAPETRQVTRAGMVWAAVACALVVLILLIAFILQNQEYVLVKFFGLQGSVPLGIALFIAAVGGGVLVAIAGAARIIQLRLAAHRQRVSRRTSPGTGTR, from the coding sequence ATGACCCAGACACCCCGCAGCTCCGAGCCCGGCAATCCCGAGGACACCATCACCACCCCGAACATGACCACCCGGAAGCCGGGGGACGCTGACATCACGCCCGGGTCCGCCGGGCCCGGCTACACTGCCGGGGTGCCAGGCAGCCCCGATCCGGATTCCGGGACTCCCGTTGCCGGCACTCCGGCTGCCGGCACGACCCCGCCGCAGGTGGAAACTGCCCGCGCAGAAACCCCCAAGCCCGCGCCCGCCCCGGAAACGCGGCAGGTCACCCGCGCGGGGATGGTCTGGGCCGCGGTTGCCTGCGCGCTGGTGGTGCTGATCCTGCTCATCGCCTTCATCCTGCAGAACCAGGAATATGTGCTGGTGAAGTTCTTTGGCCTCCAGGGGTCGGTCCCGCTCGGCATTGCCCTGTTCATCGCAGCGGTCGGCGGCGGTGTGCTGGTCGCGATCGCCGGTGCCGCCCGGATCATTCAGCTGCGGCTCGCCGCACACCGTCAGCGCGTCAGCCGACGGACCAGCCCGGGCACGGGCACCCGCTGA
- a CDS encoding GNAT family N-acetyltransferase, whose protein sequence is MSDAESRSQAAVTTAAADWPDVERLFGIRGEPSRCWCRFFAVTGTQWSESTPEQRKAQLRDKFDGDAPPPGVLAFRGGTPVGWCAVEPRGCYPRILRSKVLAAAPEAVRDPDANQVWAVSCFVVAPGQRRTGVARALLTAAVGHALANGAKAVEGYPVDPAQRPKAAPADLYHGTLGLFLAAGFDVVSAAVPGRAVVRLTASPAGTGTPSSA, encoded by the coding sequence ATGAGTGACGCGGAATCCCGGAGCCAGGCAGCCGTCACCACCGCCGCGGCGGACTGGCCCGACGTCGAGCGTCTTTTCGGCATCCGCGGCGAACCGTCCCGCTGCTGGTGCCGCTTCTTTGCCGTGACCGGAACCCAGTGGTCCGAGTCCACCCCGGAGCAGCGGAAGGCCCAGCTGCGGGACAAGTTCGACGGCGATGCCCCGCCTCCGGGGGTCCTGGCCTTCCGGGGAGGGACTCCGGTGGGCTGGTGCGCCGTCGAGCCTCGCGGGTGTTATCCACGGATCCTGCGCTCGAAGGTCCTGGCGGCGGCCCCCGAGGCGGTCCGGGATCCTGACGCAAACCAGGTGTGGGCCGTCAGTTGTTTCGTCGTCGCCCCCGGCCAGCGCCGAACCGGCGTGGCGCGGGCGCTGCTCACAGCCGCCGTCGGGCACGCCCTCGCCAACGGGGCAAAGGCTGTGGAGGGCTATCCGGTCGATCCGGCACAGCGGCCCAAGGCGGCCCCGGCGGACCTCTATCACGGCACCCTGGGGCTCTTCCTCGCCGCGGGATTCGACGTGGTCAGCGCCGCGGTGCCCGGACGCGCCGTCGTCCGCCTGACGGCTTCCCCGGCCGGCACCGGCACGCCGTCGTCCGCCTGA
- the map gene encoding type I methionyl aminopeptidase, which translates to MSMIKTPEEIALMREAGRVVANTLVRVRDAAAVGVSLKELDEVAAASIADAGATPAFLNYRPRWASVPFPGVICASVNDAVVHGIPNDYRLQDGDLLSVDCGAFLNGWCGDAAVSFIVGTPDPVDQALIDATDAALARGIDAARIGNKMGDLAYAIGGAARRAGYGLLADHGGHGIGKTMHAEPHVPNDGRPGRGIKLTEGLVIAIEPMLILGRKDDYYHDDDEWTLRTANGRRAAHSEHTVAITKDGPVILTLP; encoded by the coding sequence ATGTCCATGATCAAGACTCCCGAAGAGATCGCACTCATGCGCGAGGCCGGCCGGGTGGTCGCCAACACGCTGGTCCGGGTCAGGGACGCCGCCGCCGTTGGTGTCTCGCTCAAGGAACTCGACGAGGTCGCCGCCGCCTCCATCGCCGACGCCGGTGCCACCCCGGCGTTCCTGAACTACCGGCCGCGCTGGGCGTCCGTCCCGTTCCCCGGGGTCATCTGCGCAAGCGTCAATGACGCCGTCGTCCACGGCATTCCCAACGACTACCGGCTTCAGGACGGGGACCTGCTAAGCGTGGACTGCGGCGCGTTCCTGAACGGCTGGTGCGGCGATGCCGCCGTCAGTTTCATCGTGGGAACCCCGGACCCGGTGGACCAGGCCCTCATCGACGCCACGGACGCCGCACTGGCCCGGGGGATCGACGCGGCGAGGATCGGGAACAAGATGGGGGATCTGGCCTACGCGATCGGCGGGGCAGCACGCCGGGCCGGCTACGGGCTGCTCGCCGACCACGGTGGCCACGGGATCGGCAAGACCATGCACGCCGAGCCGCACGTGCCCAACGACGGCCGGCCGGGCCGCGGCATCAAACTGACCGAGGGCCTGGTCATCGCCATCGAACCGATGCTGATTCTGGGCCGCAAGGACGACTACTACCATGATGACGACGAGTGGACCCTCCGCACCGCGAACGGGCGCCGCGCCGCGCACAGCGAGCACACCGTTGCCATCACGAAGGACGGCCCGGTCATCCTGACGCTGCCCTGA
- a CDS encoding DNA alkylation repair protein: MATTELIAAIRGRLRAAADPGRAAGAQAYMKSQMPFLGVRVPEVRRIVKAAAAEHPPAGLADLQDTVLALWRNAGCREERYAAIELTGLKLAAGELSMLALYEEIIRTGAWWDLVDGVAHRLGALLQAHRAELVPVLGSWSRDDDFWIRRAAITAQLGAKTATDTALLATVIEANLGDPEFFIRKAIGWALRQYARTDPDWVRAFVQRHGEQLSPLSRKEALRNLPA, encoded by the coding sequence ATGGCCACCACGGAACTGATCGCAGCGATCCGCGGCCGGCTGCGGGCCGCGGCCGATCCCGGCCGCGCTGCCGGGGCGCAGGCGTACATGAAATCGCAGATGCCGTTCCTGGGCGTGCGGGTTCCGGAGGTCCGCAGGATCGTCAAGGCCGCAGCCGCCGAGCACCCGCCGGCCGGTCTGGCGGACCTGCAGGACACGGTGCTCGCGCTGTGGCGGAACGCCGGCTGCCGTGAGGAACGCTACGCCGCGATCGAGCTCACCGGGCTGAAGCTCGCGGCCGGGGAGCTCAGCATGCTGGCCCTGTACGAGGAAATCATCCGCACCGGGGCCTGGTGGGACCTCGTGGACGGGGTGGCGCACCGGCTGGGCGCGCTCCTGCAGGCACACCGGGCAGAACTGGTCCCGGTGCTGGGGAGCTGGAGCAGGGATGATGACTTCTGGATCCGGCGGGCCGCCATTACGGCGCAGCTGGGGGCGAAAACCGCCACGGACACGGCCCTCCTGGCCACGGTGATCGAGGCCAATCTGGGCGATCCGGAGTTCTTCATCCGCAAGGCGATCGGGTGGGCGCTGCGCCAGTACGCCAGGACCGATCCGGACTGGGTGCGGGCGTTCGTGCAGCGGCATGGGGAACAGCTGAGCCCGCTCTCCCGCAAGGAAGCGTTGCGGAACCTGCCGGCCTAG
- the mptB gene encoding polyprenol phosphomannose-dependent alpha 1,6 mannosyltransferase MptB: MTAPVPAAGETAAGISRPSLSRKSESPASSSGPALSGTALSGTAVSGTAVSGTARVDDVDNPRSPILAGFLGSLFMTIGSIGVGWLAPVSELRRVPLFIWMRTEAIGVALSIVLLAFGGMLLVRAWLRLGQRVRVWGAGARKATLQATVAWGLPLMFSVPLFSRDVYAYIGQGRLMVEGFNPYENGISALSNYFQLGADKMWTEAPVPYGQLFLWIEQFVVWATNVHPEGSIMLFRLAALVGIVLCVIYVPKLAELHGVNPNRALWLTAANPLFLTNFIASVHNDALMIGLALAGLYYCATRRVILGIVLVTLSISVKPITIVFLPFIGLLWAGKNASWPRKFVFWGLTAGISLALLYLMSRVNGFGFGWINGLSAPGSIWIWYAPVGLMGLIVASISNAFGLDGWGLAKWAFDAGKLVAVGIVAWQIFRGDYDRLMRRLTLAFAAVVLLSPMIQSWYIVWLIPLFAVTGIRDDWQVKALYFIVSFFMVYAISDQLDVFPYLQTADLGLALALARNAAAIIALLFALYLIFLDPKTKLLFSKSDEPVTTRPII, from the coding sequence ATGACGGCGCCTGTGCCTGCGGCGGGGGAAACGGCTGCCGGTATCTCCCGCCCGTCCTTGTCCCGGAAGTCTGAGTCCCCCGCGTCGTCGTCCGGCCCTGCCCTGTCCGGCACTGCCCTGTCCGGCACCGCTGTGTCCGGCACTGCTGTCTCCGGAACTGCGCGGGTAGACGACGTCGACAATCCCCGGTCTCCGATCCTCGCCGGGTTCCTGGGTTCGCTGTTCATGACGATCGGTTCCATCGGCGTCGGTTGGCTCGCCCCGGTGTCCGAGCTCCGCCGCGTCCCGCTGTTTATCTGGATGCGCACTGAGGCCATTGGCGTGGCCTTGTCCATTGTGCTGCTGGCCTTTGGCGGCATGCTGCTGGTCCGCGCCTGGCTGCGGCTCGGCCAGCGCGTCCGCGTCTGGGGAGCCGGTGCCCGCAAGGCCACGCTCCAGGCGACGGTGGCGTGGGGCCTGCCGCTGATGTTCTCCGTGCCGCTGTTCAGCCGCGACGTCTACGCCTACATCGGCCAGGGCCGGCTCATGGTGGAGGGTTTCAACCCCTACGAGAACGGCATTTCGGCCCTCTCCAACTACTTCCAGCTCGGCGCCGACAAGATGTGGACCGAGGCTCCCGTCCCGTACGGCCAGCTCTTCCTGTGGATCGAACAGTTCGTGGTCTGGGCCACCAACGTGCACCCCGAAGGCAGCATCATGCTCTTCCGGTTGGCGGCGCTGGTGGGCATCGTCCTGTGCGTGATCTACGTGCCCAAGCTGGCCGAACTCCACGGAGTGAACCCGAACCGCGCCCTGTGGCTGACGGCGGCCAACCCGCTGTTCCTCACCAACTTCATCGCCAGCGTGCACAACGACGCGCTCATGATCGGGCTGGCCCTGGCCGGCCTGTATTACTGCGCCACGCGCCGGGTCATTCTCGGCATCGTGCTCGTCACGCTGTCCATCTCGGTCAAGCCCATCACGATCGTCTTCCTGCCGTTCATCGGCCTGCTCTGGGCGGGGAAGAACGCGAGCTGGCCGCGCAAATTCGTCTTCTGGGGCCTCACGGCCGGCATCAGCCTCGCCCTGCTGTATCTCATGAGCCGGGTCAACGGCTTCGGCTTCGGCTGGATCAACGGGCTGTCCGCCCCGGGCAGCATCTGGATCTGGTACGCGCCCGTCGGCCTGATGGGCCTGATCGTCGCCTCGATTTCCAACGCGTTCGGGCTTGACGGCTGGGGCCTCGCCAAGTGGGCATTCGACGCCGGCAAGCTGGTCGCCGTCGGGATCGTCGCCTGGCAGATCTTCCGCGGTGACTACGACCGCCTGATGCGCCGGCTCACCCTGGCGTTCGCCGCCGTCGTGCTCCTGTCCCCGATGATCCAGTCCTGGTACATCGTCTGGCTCATTCCGCTGTTTGCCGTCACAGGCATCCGCGACGACTGGCAGGTCAAGGCGCTCTACTTCATCGTGTCCTTCTTCATGGTCTACGCGATCTCGGACCAGCTGGATGTGTTCCCGTACCTGCAGACCGCGGACCTGGGACTGGCCCTGGCGCTGGCCCGCAACGCCGCGGCCATCATCGCCCTGTTGTTTGCCCTGTACCTGATCTTCCTGGATCCGAAGACCAAGCTGCTGTTCAGCAAATCGGACGAGCCCGTCACGACGCGGCCCATCATCTAG
- the orn gene encoding oligoribonuclease has translation MTGLDTKNDALIEVAALVTDSELNILGDGVDVVIKPDDAALAQMNDFVRDMHTRSGLLAELPNGKTMAEAQAAVLDYIKKWVPDPKKAPLGGNSVGTDRVFLVRDMPDVVEHLHYRVIDVSTIKELSRRWFARAYFQSPAKLGGHRALGDIKDSIDELRYYREAVFVPAPGPDSATAQQIAKRVMGGDAAEPAENEPAEK, from the coding sequence ATGACCGGCCTGGACACCAAAAACGACGCCCTCATCGAGGTGGCAGCCCTCGTGACGGATTCCGAACTCAACATCCTGGGTGACGGCGTCGACGTCGTCATCAAGCCCGACGACGCCGCGCTGGCCCAGATGAACGACTTCGTCCGCGACATGCACACGCGGTCCGGCCTCCTGGCGGAGCTGCCGAACGGCAAGACGATGGCCGAAGCGCAGGCCGCCGTGCTGGACTACATCAAGAAATGGGTGCCGGACCCCAAGAAGGCACCGCTCGGCGGCAACTCCGTGGGCACCGACCGCGTGTTCCTGGTCCGGGACATGCCCGACGTCGTGGAGCACCTGCACTACCGGGTCATCGACGTCAGCACCATCAAGGAGCTCTCCCGCCGCTGGTTTGCCCGGGCGTACTTCCAGTCCCCCGCCAAGCTGGGCGGGCACCGCGCCCTGGGCGACATCAAGGATTCGATCGACGAACTCCGCTACTACCGGGAGGCCGTGTTCGTCCCCGCGCCCGGACCGGACAGTGCCACGGCACAGCAAATCGCCAAGCGCGTCATGGGCGGCGACGCAGCCGAGCCTGCCGAAAACGAGCCTGCCGAAAAGTAA
- a CDS encoding acyl-CoA dehydrogenase family protein → MKRKLFEEDHEMFREMAAEFNARAVAPHYAQWDEDHMMSRELWSAAGEQGLLGLAVPEEFGGMGMSDYRFRAVLDEEFAKSNHLAVGLAFHLHDDMVLPHLLAYASDDLKARWLPAMVSGEKVTSIAWTEPGAGSDLRGIRTKAVRDGDDWLISGQKTFIGNGISGDASLVLARTDGGTGRGNHDSFSLFMVQKGEGYNTGKQLDKMGLKASDTAELFFDNVRVPHADLVGEEGKGLQYAAEQLPQGRLAIAVASSAVVRAVYEATVSYTKDRNAFGERIIDFQNSRFELADILTEVEVTETYVDQAILAFNAGELDAAGAARAKLWASERAKSVTDRCLQLHGGYGYILEYPVAQAYLAARLLTIFGGTNEIMRDVVGRTIAG, encoded by the coding sequence GTGAAGCGCAAGCTCTTTGAAGAAGACCACGAGATGTTCCGCGAGATGGCCGCGGAGTTCAACGCGCGCGCGGTGGCCCCCCACTACGCCCAGTGGGACGAAGACCACATGATGTCGCGTGAGCTGTGGTCTGCGGCCGGTGAACAGGGCCTGCTGGGCCTGGCCGTGCCGGAGGAGTTCGGCGGCATGGGCATGAGCGATTACCGTTTCCGCGCGGTGCTCGACGAAGAATTCGCCAAAAGCAACCACCTCGCCGTCGGTCTGGCGTTCCACCTGCATGATGACATGGTCCTCCCCCACCTGCTGGCCTACGCTTCCGATGACCTCAAGGCCCGCTGGCTGCCGGCCATGGTCTCCGGCGAAAAGGTCACCTCGATCGCCTGGACCGAACCCGGCGCCGGTTCCGACCTGCGCGGCATCCGCACCAAGGCAGTGCGCGACGGCGACGACTGGCTGATCAGCGGCCAGAAGACGTTCATCGGCAATGGCATCTCCGGCGACGCCTCCCTGGTCCTGGCCCGCACCGACGGCGGCACCGGACGCGGAAACCACGACTCGTTCTCCCTCTTCATGGTTCAGAAGGGCGAGGGCTACAACACCGGCAAACAGCTGGACAAGATGGGCCTGAAGGCCTCGGACACGGCGGAACTGTTCTTCGACAACGTCCGCGTCCCGCATGCCGACCTGGTGGGCGAGGAGGGCAAGGGGCTGCAGTACGCGGCCGAACAGCTCCCCCAGGGCCGCCTGGCGATCGCGGTGGCCAGCTCCGCCGTCGTGCGCGCCGTCTACGAGGCGACCGTCAGCTACACGAAGGACCGCAACGCGTTCGGCGAACGGATCATCGACTTCCAGAACAGCCGCTTCGAACTCGCCGACATCCTCACCGAGGTCGAGGTCACCGAAACCTACGTCGACCAGGCCATCCTGGCCTTCAACGCCGGGGAGCTCGACGCCGCCGGCGCGGCCCGCGCCAAACTGTGGGCCTCCGAGCGCGCCAAGTCCGTCACGGACCGCTGCCTGCAGCTGCACGGCGGCTACGGCTACATCCTGGAATACCCGGTGGCCCAGGCCTATCTCGCCGCCCGGCTGCTGACGATCTTCGGCGGCACCAACGAAATCATGCGTGACGTCGTCGGCCGCACCATCGCCGGCTGA
- the def gene encoding peptide deformylase → MTVLPITIWGEPVLHRRAAEVEVFDDGLRTLIADMFETNDAANGVGLAAPQVGVGKRLFVYKYDNDDGAPPTGVVVNPVLTLSKVSGALPDPDDEEEGCLSFPGGQYPLKRAEWARVQGFDGDGKPVEFEATGWFARVIQHEYDHLDGKLYVDRLIDRYARKAMKQAKRSGWGVPGLTWMPGVDPDPFGH, encoded by the coding sequence ATGACCGTCCTGCCCATCACAATCTGGGGCGAGCCCGTGCTCCACCGCCGGGCCGCGGAAGTCGAAGTCTTCGACGACGGGCTCCGCACCCTGATTGCCGACATGTTCGAGACCAACGACGCCGCCAACGGCGTCGGGCTCGCCGCCCCCCAGGTGGGGGTTGGCAAGCGTCTCTTCGTGTACAAGTACGACAACGACGACGGCGCCCCGCCCACCGGCGTCGTGGTCAACCCTGTGCTGACCCTTTCCAAGGTGTCCGGCGCACTGCCGGACCCCGACGATGAAGAGGAAGGCTGCCTGTCCTTCCCGGGCGGCCAGTACCCGCTCAAGCGGGCCGAATGGGCCAGGGTCCAGGGCTTCGACGGCGACGGGAAGCCGGTGGAATTCGAGGCGACCGGCTGGTTTGCCCGGGTGATCCAGCACGAGTACGACCACCTCGACGGCAAGCTCTACGTGGACCGGCTCATCGACCGCTATGCGCGCAAGGCCATGAAACAGGCCAAACGGAGCGGCTGGGGCGTTCCCGGCCTGACCTGGATGCCGGGCGTGGACCCGGACCCGTTCGGCCACTGA
- a CDS encoding alpha/beta hydrolase, giving the protein MDIILVPGFWLDATSWAEVTPPLVAAGHAVHPLTLPGLESVDAPRAGIGLATHIGAVVAAIDAFADPVVLVGHSGGGAIIHGAVDARPGLVARAIYVDSGPLGDGGVINDELPTDGDAIPLPPWELFEDEDLTDLTEELRTMFRARAIPQPRGVAQDKQQLRDERRYDVPATIIACEFPSALLTEMIAGGHPYVAELARIRDVDYVDLPTGHWPQFTKPAELGAAILAAVERTSGS; this is encoded by the coding sequence ATGGATATCATTCTGGTTCCCGGATTCTGGCTGGACGCGACATCGTGGGCGGAGGTGACGCCGCCGCTGGTCGCGGCAGGGCATGCAGTGCACCCGCTCACGCTGCCTGGACTGGAATCGGTGGACGCCCCGCGGGCAGGCATCGGCCTGGCAACCCACATCGGCGCCGTCGTCGCCGCGATCGATGCGTTCGCCGACCCGGTTGTCCTGGTGGGACACTCGGGCGGCGGCGCCATCATCCACGGCGCGGTTGACGCCCGCCCCGGCCTGGTGGCCCGCGCCATCTATGTTGACAGCGGACCCCTGGGGGACGGCGGGGTCATCAACGACGAACTCCCGACCGACGGGGACGCCATCCCGCTGCCGCCGTGGGAACTCTTCGAGGACGAGGACCTCACGGACCTGACCGAGGAACTGCGGACCATGTTCCGCGCCCGTGCCATCCCGCAGCCGCGCGGGGTTGCCCAGGACAAGCAGCAGCTGCGTGACGAACGCCGCTACGACGTCCCGGCCACCATCATCGCCTGCGAATTCCCGTCCGCCCTGCTGACGGAGATGATTGCCGGGGGCCACCCCTACGTGGCCGAACTCGCACGCATCCGCGACGTCGACTACGTGGACCTGCCCACCGGGCACTGGCCGCAGTTCACCAAGCCCGCCGAGCTCGGCGCCGCGATCCTGGCGGCCGTCGAACGCACTTCGGGGAGCTAG
- the ppk2 gene encoding polyphosphate kinase 2 translates to MAHRTGDSGKGRAGQKKGSGGSARKRARLAVGLYEAELLRLQAELVGLQEWVRSTGARVLVIFEGRDAAGKGSAIKRVTEYLNPRFARIVALPAPTERERGEWYFQRYVAHLPAAGEIVLMDRSWYNRAGVEHVMGFCTPAEHKRFMAQCPVFERLLIQDGILLFKYWFSISHAEQERRFRSRLDDPMRQWKLSPMDREAILRWEDYSRAKDDMFVQTDTAESPWYVVEAEDKRRARINLIAHLLSSIDYTEVRTEPVTLPERPKAVNYTRPPRELFHYVPDYAASLENPGEA, encoded by the coding sequence ATGGCACATCGCACGGGTGATTCGGGCAAGGGGCGCGCCGGTCAGAAGAAGGGCTCCGGAGGTTCCGCGCGGAAGCGGGCCCGGCTGGCGGTCGGCCTCTACGAGGCTGAACTCCTGCGGCTCCAGGCCGAGCTGGTAGGTCTCCAGGAGTGGGTCCGGAGCACCGGCGCACGCGTCCTGGTCATCTTTGAGGGCCGGGACGCAGCGGGCAAGGGGAGCGCGATCAAGCGGGTCACCGAGTACCTGAATCCGCGGTTCGCCCGCATCGTTGCGCTGCCGGCACCCACGGAACGCGAACGCGGTGAGTGGTACTTCCAGCGCTATGTGGCGCACCTTCCCGCCGCCGGGGAGATCGTCCTGATGGACCGCTCGTGGTACAACCGCGCCGGCGTCGAACACGTCATGGGCTTTTGTACCCCGGCCGAACACAAGCGCTTCATGGCGCAGTGCCCGGTCTTTGAGCGCCTGCTCATCCAGGACGGCATCCTGCTCTTCAAGTACTGGTTCTCGATCAGCCATGCCGAACAGGAACGGCGGTTCAGGTCCCGCCTGGATGATCCCATGCGGCAATGGAAGCTCTCGCCGATGGACCGCGAGGCAATCCTGCGCTGGGAAGACTATTCGCGGGCCAAGGACGACATGTTCGTGCAGACGGACACGGCAGAATCACCGTGGTACGTGGTGGAAGCCGAAGACAAACGCCGGGCCAGGATCAACCTCATTGCCCATTTGCTCTCCAGCATCGACTACACCGAAGTGCGGACTGAACCGGTGACCCTGCCGGAGCGGCCGAAGGCCGTCAACTACACGCGGCCGCCGCGGGAGCTGTTCCACTATGTGCCGGACTACGCGGCGAGCCTGGAAAATCCGGGGGAGGCTTAG